One part of the Pirellulaceae bacterium genome encodes these proteins:
- a CDS encoding PQQ-binding-like beta-propeller repeat protein, with protein MNRIPRTLAFSSLTILLQIALPGGVNRVHAQWYGFLGPGGNPVLPSTVLPERFSVASDDQPAENIAWRTPLPGRSVSGPVVVDGKVITTGSSAMEGRWLHTSAVDAATGKLLWHRSLRCTGRPHCHPTSANAAPSPCTDGRQIYAFFSSNDLACYDLEGNLVWFRSLVDAHPLAGNDVGMSSSPVVVDGVVVVVVEGQGDSFAAGIEAATGQTRWEIKRPQVANWSSPRLAYGADGSPVVVIHNGQGAMGIVPRDGQVAWQLELRCSTIASAVFAEDKLFLPADGVHAYQLAGPRETPVPLWRAGRISPASSSLMVVKDLGLLGLNRSVLVCCDFAGELKWQLRLPDAGQFWSTPVVAGRRLVAMASNGKCFVVDLTDSEGRLVSQCELGTEVLGSPAMDSTGMYVRSVDALWKIRS; from the coding sequence ATGAACCGCATACCCAGAACACTCGCTTTCAGTTCACTGACGATATTGCTGCAGATCGCGTTGCCAGGGGGCGTGAATCGAGTCCATGCACAATGGTATGGCTTCTTAGGTCCAGGTGGCAATCCGGTGTTGCCATCTACCGTGTTACCGGAACGGTTCTCCGTGGCCAGTGATGACCAGCCTGCGGAGAATATTGCGTGGCGCACGCCGCTGCCGGGTCGCAGTGTCAGTGGTCCGGTAGTTGTGGATGGCAAAGTCATCACAACCGGCAGCTCGGCTATGGAAGGTCGTTGGCTACACACCTCGGCGGTTGATGCGGCAACCGGTAAGTTGCTGTGGCATCGTTCGCTGCGATGCACCGGCCGGCCTCACTGCCATCCGACCAGCGCCAACGCAGCACCATCGCCCTGCACCGATGGCCGACAGATCTATGCCTTCTTCAGCTCCAATGATCTGGCCTGCTACGATCTCGAAGGCAATCTGGTATGGTTTCGTAGCCTGGTCGATGCCCATCCCTTGGCCGGCAACGATGTGGGAATGAGTTCCTCGCCAGTTGTCGTGGATGGCGTGGTGGTTGTGGTGGTTGAGGGACAAGGCGACTCCTTTGCTGCCGGAATTGAGGCCGCCACTGGACAAACTCGCTGGGAAATAAAGCGCCCTCAAGTTGCCAACTGGTCGTCACCCCGTTTGGCGTATGGTGCCGACGGTTCGCCAGTGGTCGTGATTCACAATGGACAGGGTGCCATGGGCATCGTGCCGCGCGATGGTCAAGTTGCCTGGCAGTTGGAGCTGCGCTGTTCGACCATTGCCAGCGCCGTCTTCGCCGAAGACAAGCTATTCCTACCTGCCGATGGAGTTCACGCGTATCAGCTAGCCGGTCCGCGCGAGACACCTGTGCCACTGTGGCGGGCCGGTCGGATCAGTCCTGCATCATCGTCGTTGATGGTGGTTAAAGACCTGGGACTGCTGGGCCTGAACCGCAGCGTGCTGGTGTGCTGCGACTTTGCTGGAGAACTCAAGTGGCAACTGCGACTGCCTGATGCAGGACAGTTCTGGTCGACTCCGGTCGTTGCCGGTCGCCGCTTGGTTGCCATGGCCAGCAACGGCAAGTGCTTTGTGGTCGATTTGACCGACAGCGAAGGTCGGCTGGTCAGCCAGTGTGAGCTAGGTACCGAAGTGCTGGGTTCGCCAGCCATGGATTCGACGGGCATGTATGTGCGTTCGGTTGATGCGCTGTGGAAGATTCGAAGCTAA
- the mutS gene encoding DNA mismatch repair protein MutS, protein MTVPPMQRQYDQAKAACGDAILLFRVGDFYELFNEDAITCGRVLGMTVTSRDKGENPTPMAGFPHHQLESYLGKLIRLGFRVAVCDQVEDAREAKGVVRREITRIVTAGTLTDEALLDPLHTNWLVAIYSTQPGTADPQAPVGLAWTELSTGRFEAGVFARSQLLDELARLEPSEVLLREDDTALSPGNEYGWTVTLRPTWQFNSDEAHRQLCQHFGTQTLEGMGWDSQRDGPAIGAAGAVLAYLQETQRTSLVHLRNLLPSHALHTLEIDAATRRSLEITQTLRDGKRAGSLLGVLDQTCTAMGARLLAGWIANPLVDLSAIQSRHAAVQELVNQTKLRGTLRQTLSGIFDLQRLLGRLATGRANPRDLLQVGMTLQQLPAIEQRLTDCNSQRLYDLRSNLELCESLCQRLLSTLRQDCPLHTRDGGFIQPGCNDQLDELWQLARGGKQWIAQYQAQQIEQTGITSLKVGYTKVFGYYLEVTNTHQDKVPDYFMRKQTLKNAERYITDELKQYESKVLTADEQALALEQEIFGELRAYAAEFLPQLLQSAQVLAEVDVLAGLAELAVQRDYVRPEMDDSCELEISEGRHPVLDATMPQGTFVPNDVSLGPTHRPLALITGPNMAGKSTYIRQVALLAVMAQLGSFVPARRARMGVVDRIFARVGASDELSRGQSTFMVEMLETARILNTATARSLIILDEIGRGTSTYDGLSLAWAIVEFLHDKIGARTLFATHYHELTQLEKSLPGVQNLNVAVKEWDEHIVFLHRIVPGGADRSYGIHVARLAGIPAAVNARAQDILRQLETDHVNHRGDSKITPPQRKPNAPVQLTLFEFGTHPVIEKLRQLDIQATTPLEALRLLHEWQKEAES, encoded by the coding sequence ATGACCGTTCCGCCCATGCAGCGCCAATACGACCAGGCCAAAGCGGCTTGCGGCGATGCAATTTTGCTGTTTCGCGTCGGTGACTTCTACGAGCTGTTCAACGAAGACGCCATCACCTGTGGCCGTGTGTTGGGCATGACGGTAACCAGCCGCGACAAGGGGGAAAATCCCACGCCCATGGCTGGATTTCCACATCACCAGTTGGAAAGCTATCTGGGCAAGTTGATTCGGTTGGGCTTTCGGGTAGCGGTCTGCGATCAAGTCGAAGACGCGCGCGAGGCCAAAGGTGTCGTCCGCCGCGAGATCACGCGAATCGTTACCGCCGGCACGCTGACTGACGAAGCCCTTTTGGACCCGTTGCACACCAACTGGCTGGTCGCCATCTACTCGACACAGCCCGGGACCGCCGACCCTCAAGCTCCTGTCGGCTTAGCTTGGACAGAATTATCCACGGGGCGCTTTGAAGCCGGCGTCTTCGCTCGCTCGCAACTGCTGGATGAACTGGCGCGCTTGGAACCCTCTGAGGTTCTCCTGCGGGAAGACGACACGGCCTTATCGCCTGGAAACGAGTATGGTTGGACAGTGACGTTGCGACCAACTTGGCAGTTCAACAGCGATGAAGCTCATCGGCAACTGTGCCAGCACTTTGGCACGCAGACGTTAGAGGGCATGGGCTGGGACTCGCAACGCGACGGACCGGCAATCGGCGCTGCTGGCGCTGTACTGGCCTATTTGCAGGAGACACAAAGAACGTCGCTGGTCCACCTGCGCAATCTACTACCGAGCCACGCGCTGCATACCTTGGAAATCGACGCCGCCACGCGGCGATCGCTAGAGATTACTCAGACTTTGCGCGATGGCAAACGAGCCGGTTCGCTATTGGGCGTGCTGGATCAAACTTGCACAGCCATGGGCGCGCGACTGCTGGCCGGCTGGATTGCCAATCCGCTGGTGGATTTATCCGCCATCCAGTCGCGACACGCGGCGGTGCAAGAGCTGGTAAATCAGACCAAGTTGCGAGGCACGCTACGGCAAACACTGAGCGGCATATTCGATTTGCAAAGATTGTTGGGACGCTTGGCAACGGGCCGCGCCAATCCGCGCGACCTGCTCCAGGTCGGCATGACGCTCCAGCAACTGCCCGCCATTGAGCAGCGGCTGACCGATTGCAATAGTCAGCGACTGTATGATCTGCGTTCCAATCTGGAATTATGCGAATCCTTGTGCCAGCGCCTGCTCAGTACGCTACGGCAGGATTGTCCGCTGCATACTCGCGATGGCGGCTTCATTCAGCCGGGCTGTAATGATCAATTGGACGAGCTGTGGCAGCTGGCACGCGGCGGCAAGCAGTGGATCGCTCAATATCAGGCTCAGCAGATCGAGCAGACTGGCATCACCAGTTTGAAAGTTGGCTACACCAAAGTCTTCGGGTATTACCTAGAGGTCACCAACACACATCAAGACAAAGTACCCGACTACTTCATGCGCAAGCAGACTTTGAAGAACGCCGAACGGTACATTACCGATGAACTGAAGCAATACGAAAGCAAAGTGCTAACCGCCGATGAGCAAGCGCTTGCACTGGAGCAAGAGATATTTGGCGAGCTACGAGCCTATGCTGCCGAATTCTTGCCTCAACTCTTGCAGTCCGCACAAGTTCTGGCCGAGGTCGACGTGCTGGCAGGATTGGCCGAACTAGCGGTCCAGCGTGACTATGTGCGGCCAGAGATGGACGACTCCTGTGAGCTGGAAATTTCCGAAGGTCGGCATCCGGTGCTGGACGCCACAATGCCCCAAGGCACTTTTGTGCCCAATGACGTCTCGTTGGGCCCTACCCACCGGCCACTGGCGCTGATCACAGGCCCCAACATGGCGGGTAAAAGCACTTACATTCGACAGGTCGCCTTATTGGCTGTGATGGCCCAATTAGGCAGTTTCGTGCCTGCACGTCGCGCGCGGATGGGTGTGGTAGATCGCATCTTCGCGCGAGTCGGTGCAAGCGACGAGTTGTCGCGCGGCCAAAGTACGTTTATGGTCGAGATGCTAGAGACCGCACGAATACTCAATACTGCCACTGCACGCAGCCTGATCATTCTGGATGAAATCGGTCGCGGAACCAGTACTTACGATGGCCTGAGCCTGGCGTGGGCAATCGTGGAATTCTTGCATGACAAGATCGGTGCACGGACTCTATTCGCCACTCACTACCACGAATTGACCCAGTTAGAAAAATCGCTGCCGGGTGTGCAGAATCTGAATGTCGCCGTCAAGGAATGGGACGAGCATATCGTCTTCCTGCATCGCATCGTGCCCGGAGGCGCTGACCGCAGTTACGGCATTCACGTGGCTCGCCTGGCTGGTATTCCTGCAGCGGTCAACGCGCGTGCACAAGACATTCTGCGTCAACTGGAAACCGATCACGTCAACCACCGAGGCGACTCCAAGATCACTCCGCCGCAACGCAAACCCAACGCGCCGGTGCAGTTAACCCTGTTTGAATTCGGCACGCACCCAGTGATTGAAAAGCTGCGACAGTTGGATATTCAGGCCACCACTCCGCTGGAAGCGCTGCGCCTGTTGCACGAATGGCAGAAGGAAGCCGAGAGTTAG